A single Carnobacterium inhibens subsp. inhibens DSM 13024 DNA region contains:
- a CDS encoding PHP-associated domain-containing protein — protein MKIDFHTHGKLAKNLPFSEEYTVQLFKEAKARGLDALCLTEHFNTQEFEKIYGYITEHYPKDGDTYLVEGVRVFPGLEVDIQEGGHNLVIGRFEDILEIRRRVLPEPDEAFLPAEDLFSIIKEYNVLFGAAHVYRSGCNNLALSDDLIDCYDFFDLNGKDTGLMGLSNRKNIEAIAAKYNKPVLAGSDTHQYLQYGVLYNDFDKDVNTIDALKYEIEKKAYTVEIDKGISQKVEAATLLKKALKELQKVGGRYDINLAKVKL, from the coding sequence TTGAAAATAGATTTTCACACGCATGGTAAATTAGCTAAAAACTTACCATTCTCAGAAGAATATACTGTACAGTTATTTAAAGAGGCAAAAGCAAGAGGTTTGGATGCACTCTGTCTGACGGAGCATTTCAACACTCAGGAATTCGAAAAAATTTATGGCTACATTACAGAGCACTACCCAAAAGATGGAGACACTTATTTAGTAGAAGGTGTACGTGTATTTCCTGGATTAGAAGTAGATATTCAAGAAGGTGGCCATAATTTAGTTATCGGACGATTTGAAGATATTTTGGAGATCCGTCGTCGCGTTTTACCAGAACCAGATGAAGCATTTCTACCCGCAGAAGACTTGTTTTCTATCATCAAAGAATACAATGTGCTTTTTGGAGCTGCGCATGTTTACCGAAGTGGATGCAACAATCTAGCATTATCGGATGATTTGATCGACTGTTATGACTTCTTTGACTTGAATGGAAAAGATACAGGATTGATGGGATTGAGTAATAGAAAAAATATTGAAGCCATAGCTGCTAAGTACAATAAGCCGGTTTTAGCGGGAAGTGATACACATCAGTATCTCCAATATGGTGTGTTGTATAATGACTTTGACAAAGACGTGAATACCATTGATGCACTGAAATATGAAATTGAAAAAAAAGCTTATACTGTCGAAATCGATAAGGGCATCAGTCAGAAAGTCGAAGCAGCAACGCTACTGAAAAAAGCGTTAAAAGAATTACAAAAAGTAGGCGGGCGTTACGATATCAACCTTGCTAAAGTTAAACTTTAA
- a CDS encoding energy-coupling factor transporter transmembrane component T family protein, whose translation MMKVNENFLDKFTITTLKNQVLKNAYGNDETFVASLDPRTLFIWYVLFGIIPWFLTNYWVLAGLFIFVAITTKLARTVPLILFVFCIGLLSETGFLFLFILLFGGDWSALIPVLQLTLKIGVVSLASITTFAGMDPDKLSNGLLSIGLPDQFAFSISYGYRILPIIMEEFQSVNLSYRLRGVQPDSNGFIGKIRFIIYQLKIIMRSFYPLMLNMAKRSRTTVEALEIKGYRNSMTDPRVKKMKLKTLKFTSKDLTFLASSVFYFALVVTAALIAPKLV comes from the coding sequence ATGATGAAAGTGAATGAAAATTTCTTAGATAAATTTACGATCACGACCTTGAAAAATCAGGTGTTGAAAAATGCTTACGGGAATGATGAAACTTTTGTTGCTTCACTAGATCCTCGTACATTATTCATTTGGTATGTGCTCTTTGGGATTATTCCTTGGTTCCTTACGAATTATTGGGTATTAGCTGGTTTGTTTATTTTTGTAGCCATTACGACTAAGTTAGCACGAACAGTACCGTTGATCTTATTCGTCTTTTGTATCGGCCTTTTGTCAGAAACAGGTTTTTTGTTTCTATTCATCTTATTATTCGGCGGTGATTGGTCTGCATTGATTCCTGTGCTCCAGTTGACATTGAAAATCGGTGTCGTCTCACTAGCTTCGATTACGACATTTGCTGGGATGGATCCTGATAAATTATCTAACGGACTTCTATCAATTGGTTTGCCTGATCAGTTCGCATTCAGTATTTCTTATGGTTACCGAATCTTACCGATCATTATGGAAGAATTCCAGAGTGTCAATCTTTCTTATAGATTGAGAGGTGTACAACCCGATTCAAATGGCTTTATAGGTAAGATCCGTTTCATTATTTATCAATTAAAAATCATCATGCGTTCATTCTATCCCTTGATGTTGAATATGGCTAAACGAAGTCGAACAACAGTAGAAGCACTAGAAATAAAAGGCTATCGTAATTCAATGACAGATCCAAGGGTGAAAAAAATGAAATTGAAAACATTAAAATTCACTTCAAAAGATCTTACATTTTTAGCAAGTTCAGTTTTTTATTTTGCTTTAGTTGTTACGGCAGCGCTCATCGCACCTAAATTAGTTTAA
- a CDS encoding ABC transporter ATP-binding protein, translated as MIEIKNLYFNYPSQENYQLEEINLTIEDGEFVAIVGNNGTGKSTLCKLLNGVIPHFIDGDVSGSLKINGVETVDSTVSDLAHTIGYVYQDFENQLIRPKVLDDAAFSCLNNGLEDYVERGMESLELTGLEEQSDEYIWQLSGGQKHLLALAGMTALRPDILILDEPIAQLDPYHALKTYDVLKRFNKELGKTIVVIEHHTDFIGKYCDSVIFMKDNRIQWKLPVNEALVRVEELMEGSIFPPQITQAAHQLAQLSGRNAVTLPINHDQGKEYFKEYALQTVEKTMPSVRSKQDDVMIYLKDVSLSYDMIKGDKKPIFDSLNLTINKGERVALIGNNGAGKSTLLKLLTGLIKPDSGEIELDGKDIIRLKPEQISDTISYVYQNPENMFIDDSIKRDIAFSMKARNIKGHKERTEALLRQFDLVELAERDGRLLSGGQMRRASLAIGVALNPQIMLLDEPTANLDIATRKSITKTLDDLKDSLETTIIATHDMQLVAEWANRIVVLHEGKVIGNGTREEIFHDETLLQLAGIDPPEIFKLAKSMNSDASIYTVDQFVDQLQKKEGVLS; from the coding sequence TTGATTGAGATCAAAAATCTCTACTTTAATTATCCAAGTCAGGAAAACTATCAACTGGAAGAGATCAATTTAACGATTGAAGATGGAGAGTTCGTAGCTATCGTTGGAAACAATGGAACGGGTAAATCAACTCTATGCAAATTGTTGAATGGAGTGATTCCACATTTTATCGATGGCGATGTGAGCGGATCCCTTAAAATAAATGGAGTGGAAACTGTGGATTCAACCGTTTCAGACTTGGCACATACGATTGGCTATGTCTATCAGGATTTTGAAAACCAGTTGATTCGTCCAAAAGTGTTGGATGATGCTGCCTTTTCATGTCTGAACAATGGTTTGGAAGACTATGTTGAACGTGGGATGGAATCCTTAGAATTAACGGGGTTAGAAGAACAATCAGATGAGTATATCTGGCAGCTATCTGGTGGTCAGAAGCATTTACTGGCGTTAGCAGGAATGACAGCTTTAAGACCAGATATCTTGATTTTGGATGAACCGATAGCGCAACTGGATCCTTATCATGCACTCAAAACGTATGATGTACTGAAGCGATTTAATAAAGAATTAGGCAAAACGATTGTTGTGATCGAACACCATACAGACTTTATTGGTAAATATTGCGATTCGGTTATTTTTATGAAAGACAATCGGATCCAGTGGAAATTACCTGTAAATGAAGCACTCGTTAGAGTAGAAGAATTGATGGAAGGCTCGATTTTCCCGCCACAAATTACTCAAGCAGCGCATCAGTTAGCTCAGCTTTCTGGAAGGAATGCGGTAACCTTGCCAATCAATCACGATCAAGGGAAAGAGTATTTCAAAGAGTATGCACTACAGACTGTTGAAAAAACCATGCCTAGTGTTCGTTCAAAACAGGATGATGTCATGATTTATTTAAAAGACGTTTCGCTCAGCTACGATATGATCAAAGGAGATAAAAAACCTATCTTTGATTCATTGAATCTTACAATCAACAAGGGAGAGAGAGTAGCACTGATTGGAAATAACGGTGCAGGTAAATCAACGCTGCTTAAGTTACTGACAGGACTAATCAAACCAGACAGCGGAGAAATAGAGTTGGATGGTAAAGACATTATCCGGTTAAAACCGGAGCAGATCTCAGATACAATCAGTTATGTTTATCAGAATCCTGAAAATATGTTTATCGATGACAGCATTAAACGCGATATTGCTTTTTCAATGAAAGCAAGAAATATAAAAGGGCACAAAGAACGAACAGAGGCTCTGTTACGCCAGTTTGATTTAGTAGAGCTAGCTGAAAGAGATGGACGGCTACTTAGTGGAGGACAGATGCGCAGAGCTTCTCTAGCAATCGGGGTAGCGTTGAATCCGCAAATCATGCTACTGGATGAACCAACAGCCAATCTGGATATTGCAACGAGAAAAAGTATTACGAAAACGCTTGATGATTTAAAAGATAGCTTGGAAACGACTATTATTGCCACACACGATATGCAGTTGGTAGCAGAGTGGGCGAATCGAATTGTTGTTCTTCATGAAGGGAAAGTTATTGGAAACGGTACAAGAGAAGAGATTTTTCATGATGAAACATTACTTCAGTTAGCTGGAATCGATCCGCCAGAAATCTTTAAATTGGCAAAATCGATGAATTCGGATGCTTCTATCTATACAGTTGATCAATTTGTTGATCAGTTACAGAAGAAAGAAGGGGTCTTGTCATGA
- a CDS encoding MurR/RpiR family transcriptional regulator, producing the protein MATHTFTIPKDSLTKSQLVILEYIYSNIETIPFLTITEISNELGISDATITRFSKKVGYPSFKEMKMAILSDIQVSPAKKLQNSFEEGDLNAKDNLLIFKEIQHLIETVSHLDIQILNQAIHLLLKAKKIYVFAKGAAKSPADLLVFRLNRFDLDIQLVTASGSELFEKLNNLSQEDAIVLFGFGSVPREIKLVEDYGKKIKVPILSFADRHYNSTSEEGVTTFFVARGLPDDYHSMTSVVALIDTLIVEMAKQMPEERKQHLENLFSLKESYKHNVPR; encoded by the coding sequence ATGGCTACACATACTTTTACCATTCCTAAGGATTCCCTGACCAAAAGTCAGCTTGTAATATTGGAATATATCTACTCAAATATTGAAACAATTCCTTTTTTAACCATAACAGAGATCTCTAATGAACTAGGGATCAGCGATGCAACCATTACTCGTTTTTCAAAAAAAGTTGGTTATCCGTCATTTAAAGAAATGAAAATGGCCATTTTATCTGACATACAAGTCTCGCCTGCTAAAAAACTCCAAAATAGTTTTGAAGAGGGTGACTTGAATGCTAAAGACAATTTACTCATTTTCAAAGAAATTCAGCATTTGATAGAAACCGTCTCTCATCTGGATATACAAATATTGAATCAGGCGATTCACTTACTGTTAAAAGCTAAAAAAATCTATGTATTTGCCAAAGGTGCTGCTAAAAGTCCTGCTGACTTACTCGTTTTCCGTTTGAATCGCTTTGACTTGGATATCCAGCTTGTTACTGCAAGTGGTTCAGAACTTTTCGAGAAATTAAATAACCTTTCGCAAGAAGATGCCATTGTCCTTTTTGGGTTCGGTTCTGTCCCTAGAGAAATCAAACTGGTAGAAGACTATGGAAAAAAAATCAAAGTTCCTATTCTGTCTTTTGCAGATAGGCATTATAACTCTACTTCTGAAGAAGGTGTTACAACCTTTTTTGTAGCACGAGGCCTACCCGATGACTACCATTCCATGACTTCGGTCGTAGCCCTGATCGATACATTGATCGTTGAAATGGCGAAACAAATGCCTGAAGAAAGAAAACAACATCTTGAAAATTTATTCTCACTTAAAGAGTCCTACAAACATAATGTTCCAAGATAA
- a CDS encoding adenine deaminase: MRIELTNKRELLKAALGEIKCDLAIINTTYMNLFTGETYPADVFIHKGVIVHVEDNALGTGQDKAKKVIDAKEAYIVPGFIDAHMHVESTMLTPRNFAEAVIPHGTTTVVTDPHEVANVVGEEAVKYMHDAGLDLPMRQYINIPSCIPAVPGLEESGAAFDAVIVERLAQLKNVIGLAEVMDFKGVENGADRMMDIIEVAEKNGLYIQGHIPGGQGRELSAYLIGGPTTDHETRNPNEAKAKLRAGMYVDARESSMSHNVEQIWEDVKDLPWRDRLTVCTDDVESSDLLHVGHVNHVVRTLIQNGMETIEAIKAASLRVAEQVGIINLGAVAPGYIADFQLFSNLDSLKPDQVYFEGKLVAENGRMVEKIERHSFEIEKMNTVNVPPLAIEEFLIKAPNHQMDGTIKVNIPTYLSLDASVTTLQVEDIPVKNGYLDISHDPELAFVMTANRYGTENKTVGLVRNFGNIEGAVGSTVAHDHHNLMIVYRFAEGAKKVYDHLAECGGGISCANHNTLLDTLKLSVFGLMSDLNCFDTAKRAEEMKDVLRSVGLNTKNPLLRIVTLGLTVIPEYKYSDLGLVDVMNTTLIPIFPSK, from the coding sequence ATGAGAATCGAGTTAACGAATAAAAGAGAATTATTGAAAGCAGCTTTAGGAGAAATAAAGTGTGATCTAGCAATAATCAACACAACTTATATGAATTTATTTACAGGAGAGACCTATCCAGCGGATGTTTTTATTCATAAAGGTGTTATTGTTCATGTGGAAGACAATGCCTTAGGTACTGGGCAAGACAAGGCAAAAAAAGTTATTGATGCAAAAGAAGCCTATATTGTTCCTGGCTTTATCGATGCTCATATGCATGTAGAAAGCACGATGCTAACACCACGTAATTTTGCTGAAGCGGTTATTCCACATGGCACAACAACGGTAGTAACAGATCCTCACGAAGTGGCAAATGTCGTTGGAGAAGAAGCGGTAAAATATATGCATGACGCTGGATTAGACCTTCCTATGAGACAATACATCAATATTCCATCTTGTATTCCTGCTGTTCCAGGATTGGAAGAGTCAGGAGCAGCTTTTGATGCTGTAATAGTAGAACGTTTAGCTCAATTAAAAAATGTTATTGGGTTAGCAGAGGTCATGGATTTTAAAGGAGTAGAAAATGGTGCAGATAGAATGATGGACATCATCGAAGTTGCTGAGAAGAATGGACTATATATTCAAGGACATATTCCAGGAGGGCAGGGAAGAGAACTTAGTGCATACCTAATTGGAGGACCTACAACGGATCATGAAACAAGAAATCCCAATGAAGCGAAAGCAAAATTGCGAGCAGGTATGTATGTAGATGCTAGAGAATCTTCGATGTCACACAATGTCGAGCAAATATGGGAAGATGTAAAAGACTTACCATGGAGAGACCGGTTGACGGTTTGTACAGATGACGTCGAATCATCAGACTTGCTGCACGTAGGTCACGTCAACCATGTAGTCAGAACTTTAATTCAAAATGGAATGGAAACGATAGAAGCCATTAAAGCTGCAAGTTTAAGAGTGGCAGAGCAAGTCGGTATTATTAACTTAGGTGCTGTTGCACCAGGATACATAGCTGATTTTCAATTGTTCTCAAACTTAGATTCACTAAAACCTGATCAAGTTTATTTTGAAGGGAAATTAGTTGCAGAAAATGGTAGAATGGTTGAAAAAATTGAACGACACTCATTTGAAATTGAAAAAATGAATACAGTAAATGTGCCACCATTAGCTATCGAAGAATTTTTGATCAAGGCGCCAAATCATCAAATGGATGGGACCATTAAAGTCAATATTCCAACCTACCTTAGCTTGGATGCCTCTGTTACAACTCTGCAAGTAGAAGATATTCCAGTTAAGAATGGTTATCTAGATATCAGTCATGATCCTGAACTTGCTTTTGTTATGACAGCCAACCGATATGGTACAGAAAATAAGACAGTCGGACTAGTTCGTAATTTCGGAAATATTGAAGGGGCTGTGGGTAGTACAGTAGCCCACGATCATCATAATCTTATGATCGTGTATCGATTTGCTGAAGGAGCTAAGAAAGTATACGATCATTTAGCAGAGTGTGGAGGAGGAATCAGCTGTGCCAATCATAATACTCTGCTTGATACGTTGAAATTGTCGGTATTTGGTTTAATGAGTGATTTAAATTGTTTTGATACTGCTAAGAGAGCCGAAGAAATGAAAGATGTTTTAAGATCTGTCGGTTTAAACACAAAAAATCCTTTATTAAGAATCGTAACGCTTGGTCTCACTGTTATTCCAGAATATAAATACAGTGACTTAGGATTGGTCGACGTGATGAATACGACACTGATACCGATATTTCCTAGTAAATAA
- a CDS encoding NCS2 family permease, whose protein sequence is MIQKFFDLSNKNTTVRKEMLAGLTTFMTMAYVLVVQPSAMVGFGPEQSFTDINGLVISKASILIMTALISGLITLIMALYANVPFALSTGMGTNFLFSGLLRSETLSFGNVMAITLISGMIFVVLSLFGIRDLIVRLIPTNIKTSISVVIGFYIVYLGFKNSGLGDFSEGIKLGNLSDPAVFLTILGILIIAILSAYKVTGALLIGIIAITIISIPFGITALPGSVAELPDVSGLKSVMFSYDFKGLISGNTLVLIFIAFFGDFFSTLGTVLGVAQKADLLDENGDYPDIQKPFIVDAFGTVIGSVFGCTTITTFVESSSGVEAGGRTGLTSLTTSLLFFASMLFAPIFLMIPDAATSPALIFVGFSMISAISKIDFSNFVESFGPFIMIIFTIFTAGMATGISAGILADVAIKTFTKTEHKVHFGMYLLSIPLIMYFIFQ, encoded by the coding sequence ATGATTCAAAAGTTTTTTGATTTAAGTAATAAAAATACTACTGTACGAAAAGAAATGCTGGCTGGTTTGACCACTTTCATGACAATGGCTTATGTGCTAGTTGTTCAACCTAGTGCAATGGTCGGGTTCGGTCCTGAGCAGTCATTTACAGATATCAATGGTTTAGTTATTTCTAAAGCTTCAATTTTAATTATGACCGCACTTATTTCTGGTTTGATTACATTAATCATGGCACTGTACGCAAATGTACCATTTGCCTTATCGACTGGTATGGGAACAAACTTCTTGTTCAGTGGATTGCTTCGTTCAGAAACGTTATCGTTTGGGAATGTTATGGCCATTACCTTAATTAGTGGGATGATTTTTGTAGTTTTGTCATTGTTCGGTATTAGAGATTTAATCGTGCGATTAATACCGACAAATATTAAGACATCCATTTCGGTCGTTATCGGTTTTTATATTGTTTACTTAGGATTTAAGAACTCTGGACTTGGAGATTTTTCAGAGGGTATTAAGTTAGGAAATTTGTCGGATCCAGCCGTTTTCTTAACAATATTAGGAATTTTGATTATTGCAATTTTAAGTGCGTATAAAGTAACCGGCGCATTATTGATTGGGATCATCGCAATCACGATAATAAGTATACCTTTCGGAATTACTGCATTACCAGGTTCGGTTGCTGAATTGCCTGATGTTTCAGGGTTGAAAAGTGTCATGTTTTCTTATGACTTCAAGGGATTGATATCTGGAAACACGCTTGTTCTTATCTTTATTGCATTCTTCGGAGATTTTTTCTCTACATTAGGCACGGTACTTGGAGTAGCTCAAAAAGCAGATCTATTAGATGAAAATGGTGATTACCCTGATATTCAAAAACCGTTTATAGTGGATGCTTTTGGAACGGTTATAGGGTCAGTATTCGGATGTACAACTATTACGACCTTCGTAGAATCTTCTTCTGGAGTAGAAGCAGGTGGAAGAACGGGATTGACTTCTTTGACAACATCGCTATTATTTTTCGCTTCAATGCTGTTTGCTCCAATCTTTTTAATGATACCTGATGCAGCGACAAGCCCTGCTCTGATCTTTGTTGGGTTTAGTATGATTTCAGCTATATCTAAAATTGATTTTTCAAATTTTGTTGAGTCTTTTGGACCGTTTATAATGATTATCTTTACAATCTTCACAGCTGGAATGGCTACAGGTATAAGTGCCGGTATTCTGGCAGATGTGGCAATCAAAACGTTTACTAAAACAGAACATAAAGTGCATTTTGGAATGTATCTTTTAAGTATTCCATTGATTATGTATTTTATATTTCAATAA
- a CDS encoding YtxH domain-containing protein, with protein sequence MKKSKLINMGKDHAHDAFDMAKDYLPSTHQLAKAKMKTDKRLVKGVTKAIPKKVKRMELAKLIILPIAGALAGLLFAPKSGKELRTDIKGKITDAKDTGMEKGKEWKEKGVEKAQDMKENHMEKTDIEHKGAPSDEPESAHGNVHGTPAEPTEDQTIPADKLDETLDDLGYDSEKELVEEEK encoded by the coding sequence ATGAAAAAATCAAAATTAATCAATATGGGTAAAGATCATGCACATGACGCATTTGACATGGCCAAAGATTATCTTCCATCGACACATCAGTTAGCTAAAGCGAAGATGAAGACAGATAAGAGACTGGTTAAGGGAGTCACTAAAGCGATACCCAAAAAAGTAAAACGAATGGAATTAGCAAAATTAATTATTTTACCTATAGCAGGTGCGTTAGCGGGATTATTGTTTGCACCTAAATCTGGGAAAGAATTACGAACAGATATAAAAGGTAAAATCACTGATGCAAAAGACACTGGCATGGAAAAAGGGAAAGAATGGAAAGAAAAGGGCGTAGAAAAAGCTCAAGACATGAAAGAGAACCACATGGAGAAGACGGATATAGAACATAAAGGTGCTCCTTCCGATGAACCAGAATCAGCGCATGGAAATGTTCATGGTACGCCGGCGGAACCAACTGAAGATCAAACTATTCCAGCTGATAAATTGGATGAAACATTAGATGATCTAGGCTATGATTCTGAAAAAGAATTAGTAGAAGAAGAAAAATAA